A region of Silurus meridionalis isolate SWU-2019-XX chromosome 17, ASM1480568v1, whole genome shotgun sequence DNA encodes the following proteins:
- the actr5 gene encoding actin-related protein 5 has product MMSGVSLPCNIFTFQDAKCFPDPVFEVKPECVHPFPAPIVVDNGSFQTRAGWACEGEEFALPGLLFKTVAARSRGAARSETQVGNDIPNLEPLRWLLKSQFDRNVVVNFEIQELMVDYIFVHLGIGTEGHVEHPLVFTEAPCNPLHCRQMMSELLFECYGVPQVAYGVDSLFSFYYNSTQCGLDKPHTGLVLSSGYNCSHVLPFINGRLDAVNCKRINVGGSHAAAYMQRLLQLKYPAHQAAITPSRMEELMHQHCYVAVDYQEELEKWRSAEFYEAEVHRMQLPFSGKVAGMFASVEERQEKRVQQLRRLEEMSNRHKEEKLQQDQKRLHTLLMVQELLEEGAVEQFHRRLMELNMDSAEELQSYIHKLSLSVEQHRLVRAEISDLEQMEQPADEGDIEVDVTKETSEHEKADNIQPVFNMAEYHQLFVGTERLRAPEVLFRPYLIGEEQMGLIEALQFVLEQYSPEMQAMLTENVYLTGGNLLYPGVKERVERELLAMRPFQSHFKVSLASRPSLDAWFGAHEWTLRNAPGSPGWISRQDYEEKGGEYLSEHCSSNIFIPMLISKPGARSNELSFSATEHAQEISALTTSSNTNVTSDSNSGTSGVTVSQ; this is encoded by the exons ATGATGTCCGGCGTCAGTCTGCCTTGCAACATATTTACGTTTCAGGACGCGAAGTGTTTCCCTGACCCTGTGTTCGAAGTAAAACCTGAATGTGTACACCCGTTTCCAGCTCCGATAGTAGTGGATAATGGATCTTTCCAAACGAGAGCCGGTTGGGCTTGTGAAGGAGAAGAATTTGCACTTCCGGGGTTGCTGTTTAAAACGGTGGCGGCGCGAAGCAGAGGAGCAGCACGGAGTGAAACTCAGGTCGGCAATGACATCCCCAATCTAGAGCCGCTCCGGTGGCTGCTGAAGAGTCAGTTCGACCGCAATGTTGTGGTTAATTTTGAGATCCAAGAGCTCATGGTGGACTATATCTTTGTTCACCTCGGAATTGGGACTGAG GGTCATGTGGAGCATCCACTGGTCTTCACTGAGGCTCCATGCAACCCACTTCACTGCCGGCAGATGATGTCTGAACTGCTGTTTGAGTGTTATGGAGTTCCTCAGGTGGCATATGGTGTTGACAGCCTGTTCAGTTTCTACTACAACAGCACACAGTGTGGTCTCGATAAACCTCACACAGGCCTGGTGTTGTCTTCAGGATATAACTGTTCTCACGTGTTGCCCTTCATCAATGGCAG ACTGGATGCTGTCAACTGTAAACGTATAAATGTTGGAGGAAGCCATGCCGCAGCGTATATGCAGAGGCTTCTCCAGCTGAAATATCCTGCTCACCAGGCTGCCATCACACCCAGTCGTATGGAGGAGTTAATGCATCAACACTGCTATGTTGCTGTGGATTACCAGGAGG AGCTGGAGAAGTGGCGTAGTGCAGAGTTTTATGAGGCTGAGGTTCACCGCATGCAGCTGCCATTCTCAGGGAAGGTCGCTGGCATGTTCGCGAGCGTGGAGGAGAGACAGGAGAAACGAGTGCAGCAGCTTCGCAGGCTTGAGGAGATGAGCAATAGACACAAAGAAGAGAAACTGCAACAGGATCAGAAAAGACTGCACACGCTGCTTATGGTGCAG GAGCTGTTAGAGGAGGGTGCAGTGGAGCAGTTTCATAGGCGGCTGATGGAGCTGAACATGGACTCAGCTGAGGAATTACAGTCTTACATCCACAAGCTCAGTCTAAGCGTGGAACAGCACAGACTAGTTAGAGcagag ATTTCAGATTTGGAGCAGATGGAGCAGCCTGCAGATGAAGGTGATATTGAGGTTGATGTAACTAAAGAAACCTCTGAACATGAGAAGGCTGATAATATCCAG CCAGTGTTTAACATGGCAGAGTACCATCAGTTGTTCGTGGGAACCGAGAGACTGCGAGCACCAGAGGTCCTGTTTCGTCCGTATCTGATTGGTGAAGAGCAGATGGGCCTTATTGAGGCATTGCAGTTTGTACTAGAACA GTACTCTCCAGAAATGCAGGCAATGCTAACTGAAAATGTTTATCTGACTGGAGGAAACCTCCTTTATCCTGGAGTTAAAGAAAGAGTTGAGAGAGAGCTGCTTGCTATGAGGCCATTCCAGTCACATTTTAAG GTCTCGTTGGCATCTCGGCCGTCTCTGGATGCCTGGTTTGGGGCACATGAGTGGACTTTAAGAAACGCGCCGGGATCTCCTGGCTGGATCAGTCGCCAGGACTACGAAGAGAAAGGGGGAGAGTACTTAAGTGAGCACTGCTCATCCAACATCTTCATTCCCATGTTGATCAGCAAACCAGGAGCACGCAGTAATGAACTGTCATTCTCAGCCACAGAACATGCTCAGGAAATTAGCGCTCTAACGACGAGCTCGAACACCAATGTGACCAGTGACTCAAACAGTGGAACTTCAGGGGTTACAGTGTCACAATAG